Proteins co-encoded in one Corylus avellana chromosome ca9, CavTom2PMs-1.0 genomic window:
- the LOC132191832 gene encoding putative elongation factor TypA-like SVR3, chloroplastic isoform X2 — MDSNDLERERGITILSKNTSITFKDTKINIIDTPGHSDFGGEVERILNMVEGVLLVVDSVEGPMPQTRFVLKKALEFGHAVVVVVNKIDRPSARPDFVINSTFELFIELNATDEQCDFQAIYASGIKGKAGLSPENLAEDLGPLFESIIRCIPGPRIEDGALQMLATNIEYDEHKGRIAIGRLHAGVLRRGMDVRVCTSEDSCRFARVSELFVYEKFSRVPAEIVEAGDICAVCGISDIQIGETIADKTSGKPLPAIRVEEPTVKMAFSINTSPFVGREGKYVTSRNLRDRLSRELERNLAMKVDDGETADTFIVSGRGTLHITILIENMRREGFEFMVGPPKVINKKVDDKLLEPYEIATVEVPEEHMGAVVELLGKRRGQMFDMEGVGSEGTTLLKYKIPTRGLLGVRNAILTASRGTAILNTIFDSYGPWAGDISTRDQGSLVAFEDGTSTSYALFSSQERGQMFIGPGSEVYKGQIVGIHQRPGDLSLNVCKKKAATNIRSNKEQTVVLDTPLDYSLDDCIEYIQEDELVEVTPSSIRMCKNPKITKRTR, encoded by the exons ATGGACTCAAATGATCTAGAGCGTGAAAGAGGAATTACAATACTAAGCAAAAATACGTCTATCACTTTTAAAGATACAAAGATCAATATAATAGATACTCCAGGGCACTCTGACTTTGGAGGGGAAGTGGAACGCATCCTCAATATGGTGGAAGGGGTTCTTCTAGTG GTAGATTCTGTTGAGGGTCCAATGCCTCAAACAAGATTTGTTCTAAAGAAGGCCCTAGAATTTGGCCAtgctgttgttgttgtggtCAATAAGATTGATAGACCTTCTGCACGTCCTGATTTTGTCATCAATTCGACTTTTGAACTCTTTATTGAATTAAATGCGACGGATGAACAG TGTGATTTCCAAGCAATATATGCAAGTGGTATTAAGGGAAAGGCAGGATTGTCACCTGAAAATTTGGCAGAAGATCTTGGCCCACTTTTTGAGTCTATAATCAGATGCATACCTGGACCACGTATTGAAGATGGTGCACTGCAAATGCTT gCTACAAATATCGAGTATGATGAACATAAAGGACGAATAGCCATTGGACGATTGCATGCTGGAGTTCTGCGCAGAGGAATGGATGTGAGG gtatgCACCTCAGAAGATTCCTGTAGATTTGCAAGAGTTAGTGAGCTTTTTGTGTATGAAAAATTCAGTAGGGTTCCGGCAGAGATTGTGGAAGCTGGTGACATTTGTGCTGTCTGTGGGATTAGTGATATACAG ATTGGCGAGACGATTGCTGATAAAACGTCTGGGAAGCCTTTACCTGCAATTAGGGTGGAAGAACCAACTGTCAAAATGGCTTTCTCTATAAATACTTCTCCTTTTGTTGGGCGTGAG GGAAAGTATGTTACTAGCAGAAACTTGCGTGATCGGCTCTCCCGTGAGCTTGAGCGTAATTTGGCTATGAAAGTTGATGATGGAGAAACAGCGGATACATTCATTGTTAGTGGTCGTGGTACTTTACATATCACGATATTGATAGAAAACAT GCGAAGAGAAGGATTTGAATTCATGGTGGGACCCCCTAAAGTTATTAACAAAAAGGTGGATGACAAGCTGTTGGAACCATATGAG ATTGCCACTGTGGAGGTGCCAGAAGAACACATGGGGGCTGTGGTTGAACTTCTCGGCAAAAGGCGTGGGCAGATGTTTGATATGGAAGGGGTTGG GTCGGAAGGAACAACACtacttaaatataaaattccaactcGTGGCCTTCTTGGAGTGCGAAATGCAATTTTAACAGCTTCTCGTGGCACAGCAATTCTCAACACAATATTTGACAGCTATGGACCTTGGGCTGGTGACATTTCTACCAGGGATCAGGGGTCACTg GTTGCCTTTGAGGATGGAACCAGTACTTCTTATGCCCTTTTTAGTTCACAGGAGAGGGGGCAGATGTTTATTGGTCCTGGGTCAGAGGTTTATAAAGGTCAAATTGTAGGCATTCATCAGCGGCCTGGGGACTTGTCCCTTAATGTGTGCAAGAAAAAGGCTGCAACAAACATACGCTCCAATAAGGAGCAAACAG TGGTTCTTGATACTCCATTGGATTATAGCCTGGACGACTGCATTGAGTACATTCAAGAGGATGAATTGGTGGAGGTGACCCCATCAAGTATCCGAATGTGCAAAAACCCGAAGATCACAAAGAGGACAAGATAG
- the LOC132191832 gene encoding putative elongation factor TypA-like SVR3, chloroplastic isoform X1 yields the protein MEMTLSFFHGSMSPNFPTPTARRAPFASSLSNQLFGLGLSPSPASKPSLKLRSKIPCHGPIKCSVSEATETASSEKKSQLKRRGDIRNIAIVAHVDHGKTTLVDSMLRQAKVFRDNQFVQERIMDSNDLERERGITILSKNTSITFKDTKINIIDTPGHSDFGGEVERILNMVEGVLLVVDSVEGPMPQTRFVLKKALEFGHAVVVVVNKIDRPSARPDFVINSTFELFIELNATDEQCDFQAIYASGIKGKAGLSPENLAEDLGPLFESIIRCIPGPRIEDGALQMLATNIEYDEHKGRIAIGRLHAGVLRRGMDVRVCTSEDSCRFARVSELFVYEKFSRVPAEIVEAGDICAVCGISDIQIGETIADKTSGKPLPAIRVEEPTVKMAFSINTSPFVGREGKYVTSRNLRDRLSRELERNLAMKVDDGETADTFIVSGRGTLHITILIENMRREGFEFMVGPPKVINKKVDDKLLEPYEIATVEVPEEHMGAVVELLGKRRGQMFDMEGVGSEGTTLLKYKIPTRGLLGVRNAILTASRGTAILNTIFDSYGPWAGDISTRDQGSLVAFEDGTSTSYALFSSQERGQMFIGPGSEVYKGQIVGIHQRPGDLSLNVCKKKAATNIRSNKEQTVVLDTPLDYSLDDCIEYIQEDELVEVTPSSIRMCKNPKITKRTR from the exons atggaGATGACGCTCAGCTTCTTCCACGGCTCGATGAGCCCTAACTTTCCTACTCCTACTGCTAGAAGAGCCCCCTTTGCTTCTTCACTCTCTAACCAACTCTTCGGGCTCGGCCTATCTCCTTCTCCAGCCTCCAAACCATCTCTCAAGCTCCGTTCCAAAATTCCCTGTCACGGACCGATCAAATGCTCCGTTTCCGAAGCTACAGAGACCGCCTCCTCCG AGAAGAAAAGCCAGTTGAAGAGAAGAGGTGACATAAGGAATATAGCAATTGTAGCTCATGTAGATCATGGAAAGACAACTTTGGTTGATTCTATGTTGAGGCAAGCAAAG GTTTTCCGTGACAACCAATTTGTACAGGAAAGGATAATGGACTCAAATGATCTAGAGCGTGAAAGAGGAATTACAATACTAAGCAAAAATACGTCTATCACTTTTAAAGATACAAAGATCAATATAATAGATACTCCAGGGCACTCTGACTTTGGAGGGGAAGTGGAACGCATCCTCAATATGGTGGAAGGGGTTCTTCTAGTG GTAGATTCTGTTGAGGGTCCAATGCCTCAAACAAGATTTGTTCTAAAGAAGGCCCTAGAATTTGGCCAtgctgttgttgttgtggtCAATAAGATTGATAGACCTTCTGCACGTCCTGATTTTGTCATCAATTCGACTTTTGAACTCTTTATTGAATTAAATGCGACGGATGAACAG TGTGATTTCCAAGCAATATATGCAAGTGGTATTAAGGGAAAGGCAGGATTGTCACCTGAAAATTTGGCAGAAGATCTTGGCCCACTTTTTGAGTCTATAATCAGATGCATACCTGGACCACGTATTGAAGATGGTGCACTGCAAATGCTT gCTACAAATATCGAGTATGATGAACATAAAGGACGAATAGCCATTGGACGATTGCATGCTGGAGTTCTGCGCAGAGGAATGGATGTGAGG gtatgCACCTCAGAAGATTCCTGTAGATTTGCAAGAGTTAGTGAGCTTTTTGTGTATGAAAAATTCAGTAGGGTTCCGGCAGAGATTGTGGAAGCTGGTGACATTTGTGCTGTCTGTGGGATTAGTGATATACAG ATTGGCGAGACGATTGCTGATAAAACGTCTGGGAAGCCTTTACCTGCAATTAGGGTGGAAGAACCAACTGTCAAAATGGCTTTCTCTATAAATACTTCTCCTTTTGTTGGGCGTGAG GGAAAGTATGTTACTAGCAGAAACTTGCGTGATCGGCTCTCCCGTGAGCTTGAGCGTAATTTGGCTATGAAAGTTGATGATGGAGAAACAGCGGATACATTCATTGTTAGTGGTCGTGGTACTTTACATATCACGATATTGATAGAAAACAT GCGAAGAGAAGGATTTGAATTCATGGTGGGACCCCCTAAAGTTATTAACAAAAAGGTGGATGACAAGCTGTTGGAACCATATGAG ATTGCCACTGTGGAGGTGCCAGAAGAACACATGGGGGCTGTGGTTGAACTTCTCGGCAAAAGGCGTGGGCAGATGTTTGATATGGAAGGGGTTGG GTCGGAAGGAACAACACtacttaaatataaaattccaactcGTGGCCTTCTTGGAGTGCGAAATGCAATTTTAACAGCTTCTCGTGGCACAGCAATTCTCAACACAATATTTGACAGCTATGGACCTTGGGCTGGTGACATTTCTACCAGGGATCAGGGGTCACTg GTTGCCTTTGAGGATGGAACCAGTACTTCTTATGCCCTTTTTAGTTCACAGGAGAGGGGGCAGATGTTTATTGGTCCTGGGTCAGAGGTTTATAAAGGTCAAATTGTAGGCATTCATCAGCGGCCTGGGGACTTGTCCCTTAATGTGTGCAAGAAAAAGGCTGCAACAAACATACGCTCCAATAAGGAGCAAACAG TGGTTCTTGATACTCCATTGGATTATAGCCTGGACGACTGCATTGAGTACATTCAAGAGGATGAATTGGTGGAGGTGACCCCATCAAGTATCCGAATGTGCAAAAACCCGAAGATCACAAAGAGGACAAGATAG
- the LOC132192043 gene encoding remorin 4.1 has translation MLNDQRLITSTSHEEDDQDQEEQIRDIHALTPPHPPPVNRGRRREVWETSSHRSSSMSMASIEGASTENFTSMSREFSALVLAGSGIDNNTNSNEGTSSNGNNLARIGEGHEMPEEELINPLAIVPDNNYPFDPVPSPRPGAPAAATSGGSEISVQRVKKEEVESKISAWQNAKIAKINNRFKREDAIINGWESEQVQKATSWMKKVERKLEEKRARAMEKMQNDVAKARRKAEERRASAEGRRGTKVAGVLDVANLMRAVGRPPVKRSFFS, from the exons ATGTTGAATGATCAGAGACTAATTACAAGCACCAGCCATGAAGAAGACGATCAGGATCAAGAGGAACAAATCCGGGACATCCACGCCCTGACCCCACCTCACCCACCACCGGTGAATCGTGGCCGTCGAAGAGAAGTTTGGGAAACAAGCAGCCACAGATCATCTTCCATGTCCATGGCTAGTATTGAAGGTGCATCAACCGAAAACTTCACAAGCATGAGCAGGGAGTTCAGTGCCTTGGTGCTTGCCGGGTCGGGTATAGATAATAATACCAATTCTAATGAAGGCACAAGCAGCAACGGAAACAACCTGGCCAGGATTGGAGAAGGTCACGAGATGCCGGAGGAGGAGTTGATCAACCCATTGGCTATTGTCCCGGATAATAATTACCCGTTCGACCCGGTTCCATCTCCTCGACCCGGGGCTCCGGCGGCTGCGACAAGTGGTGGCAGTGAGATTTCGGTGCAAAGGGTGAAGAAAGAGGAGGTGGAGTCGAAGATATCGGCGTGGCAGAACGCGAAGATTGCGAAGATCAACAATCGGTTTAAGAGGGAGGACGCGATCATCAACGGCTGGGAGAGCGAGCAGGTTCAGAAAGCAACATCGTGGATGAAGAAAGTTGAG AGGAAACTAGAGGAGAAAAGAGCAAGAGCTATGGAGAAGATGCAGAATGATGTGGCGAAAGCACGCAGAAAAGCAGAAGAGAGAAGGGCATCGGCTGAGGGTAGGAGAGGAACAAAGGTGGCCGGAGTTCTCGACGTAGCCAACTTGATGAGAGCTGTTGGAAGGCCTCCTGTAAAACGCTCCTTCTTCAGCTGA